The genome window CGCGTGTTCGAAACCCTGTGCAAGGTCGAGCAAGGCACGACCAAGGGCATCGATACCGTCACCGATAAAGGCGAGCATGTGATCAAGAGCGCCTGCCTGGACGCCGCCGGCAACGAAGCGCTGGTGCTGCAGAAAGTCGAATTCGTCGGCCCGCAAGTGGGCGACGAATTGACGCAGAACGGTCTGAACGCGCTGGTGGTGGTGATCCTGGGCGTGATGGCTTACCTGGCCGTGCGCTTCGAGTGGAAATACGCCGTGTCGGCGATTATCGCCAACTTGCATGACGTGGTGATCATCCTGGGCTTCTTCGCTTTCTTCCAGTGGGAATTCTCGCTGACGGTGCTGGCGGCGATCCTGGCGGTGCTGGGCTACTCGGTCAACGAATCGGTGGTGATCTTTGACCGTATCCGCGAAAACTTCCGCAAGCAGCGCAAGGCGACCGTGCATGAAGTGATCGACAGCGCGATCACCAGCACCATTTCGCGTACCATCATCACCCACGGTTCGACCCAGATGATGGTGCTGTCGATGCTGGTCTTCGGCGGCCAGACCCTGCACCATTTCGCACTGGCGCTGACCATCGGTATCTGCTTCGGTATTTACTCGTCCGTGTTCGTCGCGGCCTCGATCGCCATGTGGCTGGGCGTCAAGCGCGAAGACTTGATCAAGCCGGTCAAGGAAAAAGACGAAACCGACGGCGCCGTGGTGTAAGCGCAGGGCTTTTTGCAGCTTGAATGAAGAACGATCACCGTTTGCGGTGGTCGTTTTTTTTTGTGGTGGATGACGATGAAGCGTTTTTTATGCGTAGGTATGATGGCGGGCGTGACGGCATTGGCCGGCGCCGCCGATTTCAGCCGCACTGGCAGCGATAGCATCACCCTGCGCGGCCCGGTTGTCGAGGGCGACGTGGACAAGCTGCGGCAGCTGGCCACGCCAGGGACCACCGTGCTGCGCATCAATAGTGCAGGTGGCGAGCCGCAGGCGGCCATGCTGCTGGGGCGCTACCTGCGCCAGCGGCAATGGAGCCTCGCCATCGACACCGTATGTGCCGGCAGCTGCGCCCTGTACGTTTTCCCGGCCGCGCAACATAAAAGCATTCCAGACACCGCCGTGCTGGCGCTGCAGGAGTCGGCCTTTCTGCGCGCGCAGGAAGGCCCGCAGCACATGCGCCGCAGCCTGATCGAGGCGGGCGTACCGGCCGATGAGCTGGAGCGTGAAACAGCGGCGCTGGCCGTGCAACTGGCGCAGGTGGCGGCGCT of Janthinobacterium sp. PAMC25594 contains these proteins:
- the secF gene encoding protein translocase subunit SecF; this translates as MEFFRIKKDIPFMRHALIFNVISAVTFLAAVFFLFHKGLHLSVEFKGGTVLEVKYPKAANLEGIRGTLIGMGYEEPGVTSFDTARDVMIRLPVEKGVTAANTSQRVFETLCKVEQGTTKGIDTVTDKGEHVIKSACLDAAGNEALVLQKVEFVGPQVGDELTQNGLNALVVVILGVMAYLAVRFEWKYAVSAIIANLHDVVIILGFFAFFQWEFSLTVLAAILAVLGYSVNESVVIFDRIRENFRKQRKATVHEVIDSAITSTISRTIITHGSTQMMVLSMLVFGGQTLHHFALALTIGICFGIYSSVFVAASIAMWLGVKREDLIKPVKEKDETDGAVV